A genomic region of Gemmata massiliana contains the following coding sequences:
- a CDS encoding DUF1501 domain-containing protein — translation MKPLDRRNFLRTSTAAVGASWLPALAARAANDPARQRACIVLWMAGGPTQTDTFDPKPDHANGGPFKAIDTAANGVRIAEHLPLVAKQMKHLAVVRSMSTKEGDHGRATLHLRTGNLPQGGIDFPTFGSLVSKERTHPDDDLPGYVSISPRGFGPTALSAGFLGSRHSPLVVGDTGGGYGGEEGGALRVENLGLPAGISEQRADERRALLEESEADFLASRPGVATDSHKSAYQRAVRLMKESAARAFDLSEEKAAVRARYGRNRFGQGCLLARRLVERGVPFVEVTLGGWDTHDNNFTQVKNLCGTLDPAWATLMADLKDRGLLETTTVVWMGEFGRTPGINPRNGRDHYPNAWSVVLGGGGIVGGQAVGKTGADGLKVEERPVSVPDLLATVCRAIGIDPNKQNMSNVSRPIRIVDQAGKPVKEVLA, via the coding sequence ATGAAGCCTCTCGACCGGCGGAACTTCCTCCGTACTTCGACGGCCGCGGTCGGCGCGAGTTGGCTACCCGCGCTCGCGGCGCGTGCGGCGAACGACCCCGCACGTCAGCGCGCGTGTATCGTCCTCTGGATGGCCGGTGGGCCGACGCAGACGGACACCTTCGACCCCAAGCCCGACCACGCCAACGGCGGACCGTTTAAGGCGATTGATACAGCGGCTAACGGCGTGCGAATCGCAGAGCACCTGCCGCTCGTCGCGAAGCAGATGAAGCATCTCGCGGTCGTGCGCTCGATGTCCACGAAAGAAGGCGATCACGGCCGCGCCACGCTTCACCTCCGCACCGGTAACTTGCCGCAAGGCGGGATCGACTTCCCCACTTTCGGTTCGCTCGTGTCCAAGGAGCGCACCCACCCGGACGACGACCTGCCCGGCTACGTCAGCATCAGTCCACGCGGGTTCGGCCCCACGGCACTATCGGCCGGCTTCCTCGGTTCGCGCCACTCGCCCCTCGTGGTTGGCGACACCGGCGGCGGGTACGGCGGGGAAGAGGGCGGCGCGCTGCGTGTCGAGAACCTCGGGCTGCCCGCGGGCATCAGCGAGCAGCGGGCCGACGAGCGCCGCGCGCTGTTGGAAGAGTCCGAAGCGGACTTCCTCGCGAGTCGACCCGGGGTCGCGACGGACAGCCACAAGAGCGCCTACCAGCGTGCGGTGCGCCTGATGAAAGAGTCCGCGGCCCGCGCGTTCGATCTCTCGGAAGAAAAAGCCGCAGTGCGGGCCCGGTACGGTCGCAACCGCTTCGGACAGGGGTGCCTGCTCGCGCGGCGACTCGTGGAACGCGGGGTGCCGTTCGTCGAAGTCACGCTCGGCGGATGGGACACGCACGACAACAACTTCACGCAGGTAAAGAACTTGTGCGGCACACTCGACCCGGCCTGGGCCACGCTCATGGCCGACTTGAAGGACCGTGGGCTGCTCGAAACGACTACGGTGGTGTGGATGGGCGAGTTCGGTCGCACCCCGGGCATCAACCCGCGCAACGGGCGCGACCACTACCCGAACGCCTGGAGCGTGGTCCTCGGCGGGGGCGGCATCGTCGGTGGGCAGGCGGTCGGTAAGACGGGCGCGGACGGCCTGAAAGTTGAGGAGCGCCCGGTGAGCGTACCGGACCTCCTCGCGACCGTGTGCCGCGCGATCGGCATAGATCCCAACAAGCAGAACATGTCGAACGTGAGCCGGCCTATTCGTATCGTCGATCAGGCTGGGAAGCCGGTGAAAGAGGTGCTCGCGTGA
- a CDS encoding EF-hand domain-containing protein yields MTRLPALLAVLVVGGTVPAADPDLVFPSGEKSARLRLEVVTDGPAPEVAWAAFLEKLFTHFDRDNDGKLSAAEAKRVFPLPLPGGREVAMDFAALDKTQSGRIAPVEFRAFYRDRGFTPVTIVNQPASAETLALSDALFRHLDRDNDGKLSAAELRRATGLLQRFDENEDEVLTAAELLGEARDTFKSEPTGLKLVPVEKNVSDAKLRLALSGKSTLSGAGSAFELSATGDRLRVPGGTCALSVTKADPATAFRTAKNFYLAQFKAITGDKPAPKRAFDDDSTAQVLAGLFDSADRDGDGKLTRAELEAFFDLIELGVACRVLVTVTDRGRNLFGVFDTNGDGRLDLDELIRAGRTLPNEFARDKSLERGAVPTSYQLIVSRGPAGESFGPVPFGAAPKPKPPVPPVARGPAWFRAMDKNGDGYVSAREFIGAPELFAKLDANGDGRISVEEAETAKL; encoded by the coding sequence GTGACGCGGCTCCCGGCTCTGCTCGCAGTTTTGGTCGTTGGAGGTACGGTTCCGGCCGCGGACCCGGATCTGGTTTTCCCGAGTGGTGAAAAATCCGCGCGCCTCCGGCTCGAAGTCGTGACCGATGGCCCCGCACCCGAGGTCGCGTGGGCCGCGTTCCTCGAGAAACTGTTCACGCACTTCGATCGCGATAACGACGGCAAGCTGTCGGCCGCGGAAGCGAAGCGCGTGTTCCCGCTCCCCCTTCCGGGTGGGCGCGAAGTCGCAATGGACTTCGCCGCCCTCGATAAGACGCAATCCGGCCGGATCGCGCCCGTCGAATTCCGCGCGTTCTACCGCGACCGCGGGTTCACTCCGGTCACGATCGTCAATCAACCAGCTTCGGCCGAAACGCTGGCACTGAGTGACGCTCTGTTTCGGCACCTGGATCGCGACAACGATGGCAAACTGTCGGCCGCGGAGTTGCGCCGAGCCACGGGATTGCTTCAGCGCTTCGACGAAAACGAAGACGAGGTACTGACCGCCGCGGAACTGCTGGGCGAGGCCCGCGACACGTTCAAATCGGAACCCACCGGCCTGAAACTCGTGCCGGTCGAGAAGAACGTTTCTGACGCGAAACTCCGGCTCGCGCTGAGCGGGAAGTCTACGCTCAGTGGGGCCGGTAGCGCGTTCGAGCTTTCCGCGACCGGTGATCGCCTTCGAGTACCGGGTGGCACCTGTGCTCTGAGTGTCACGAAAGCCGATCCCGCGACCGCGTTCCGAACCGCGAAAAACTTCTACCTCGCGCAGTTCAAAGCGATCACGGGTGACAAACCCGCGCCGAAACGGGCGTTCGATGACGATTCCACCGCGCAGGTGCTCGCGGGCTTGTTCGACTCGGCCGACCGCGACGGTGACGGCAAACTCACGCGGGCGGAACTGGAAGCGTTCTTCGATCTCATCGAACTCGGCGTCGCGTGCCGCGTGCTCGTGACTGTAACCGACCGCGGGCGGAACTTGTTCGGCGTGTTTGATACGAACGGCGACGGTCGGCTCGATCTCGACGAACTGATTCGTGCCGGGCGCACGCTGCCGAACGAGTTCGCCCGCGACAAGTCCCTGGAACGCGGCGCGGTGCCAACATCGTACCAACTGATCGTGAGCCGCGGACCGGCGGGCGAATCGTTCGGCCCAGTCCCGTTCGGCGCGGCCCCGAAACCGAAACCACCGGTGCCTCCTGTCGCGCGCGGGCCGGCGTGGTTCCGGGCAATGGACAAGAACGGCGACGGGTACGTTTCCGCACGTGAGTTTATCGGCGCGCCAGAACTGTTCGCGAAGCTGGACGCCAACGGTGACGGCCGCATCAGTGTGGAAGAGGCCGAAACCGCGAAGTTGTGA
- a CDS encoding outer membrane protein assembly factor BamB family protein, translated as MPGTKIEPKKPLWKAEIPGRGAGSPTVVGGKVFLQTASADGKTRTLLCFSASDGKPLWAENVPGTIAKTHAKNTLASGTPAADADGVYCVWWDGAGVSLYAYDTGGKEKWRASLGGYVSQHGPGMSPVLYEGLVYVNVDDDERAELVAFDAKTGQKKWGAPRKHHKACYSSPFVLERNGKTELVLGTTTSVTSYDPATGKVNWNYDLEWPKGVTVLRAVGQPVYAGGVVVVFCGEGGNSRYAVAVKPGEPGSEGRAVKAWETRKQVPYVPSLLARDKLLFWLHDDGRAGCTEAKTGKVLWEESLFSGAVTASPVAAGDEILAISEKGQIAVLKADAEFDLVSKVELGEGVYATPALADGRVFIRGTAHLFCFGKK; from the coding sequence GTGCCGGGTACCAAGATCGAACCGAAGAAACCGCTGTGGAAGGCCGAGATCCCCGGGCGCGGGGCGGGGTCACCGACCGTCGTCGGGGGGAAGGTGTTCCTCCAAACGGCGTCCGCGGACGGGAAGACGCGAACTCTATTGTGCTTCAGTGCCAGCGACGGGAAACCTTTGTGGGCGGAAAACGTCCCCGGGACGATCGCCAAAACACACGCGAAAAACACGCTCGCCTCGGGTACCCCGGCGGCCGACGCGGACGGTGTGTATTGCGTGTGGTGGGACGGCGCGGGCGTTTCGCTCTATGCCTACGACACGGGCGGCAAAGAGAAGTGGCGCGCGTCGCTGGGCGGGTACGTGAGCCAGCACGGGCCGGGGATGTCGCCGGTTCTGTACGAGGGGCTCGTGTACGTGAACGTGGACGACGACGAGCGGGCCGAACTGGTCGCCTTCGACGCCAAGACGGGCCAGAAGAAATGGGGCGCGCCGCGGAAGCACCACAAGGCTTGTTACTCGTCACCCTTCGTTCTGGAGCGCAACGGGAAAACGGAACTGGTCCTCGGCACGACTACCTCGGTCACGTCCTACGACCCGGCCACGGGAAAGGTGAACTGGAACTACGACCTGGAATGGCCCAAAGGGGTGACGGTGCTGCGCGCGGTCGGTCAACCAGTCTACGCCGGTGGGGTCGTGGTGGTGTTCTGCGGGGAGGGCGGGAACTCGCGGTACGCGGTCGCAGTGAAACCGGGTGAGCCGGGGAGTGAGGGCCGTGCGGTGAAGGCGTGGGAAACACGGAAACAGGTTCCGTATGTCCCGAGCCTCCTCGCACGCGACAAGCTGCTGTTCTGGCTCCACGACGACGGGCGCGCGGGGTGTACCGAGGCCAAGACCGGAAAGGTGCTCTGGGAAGAATCACTTTTTAGCGGCGCGGTGACGGCCTCTCCGGTCGCTGCGGGGGACGAAATTCTGGCGATTTCCGAGAAGGGACAGATCGCGGTGCTGAAGGCCGACGCGGAGTTCGATCTCGTGTCGAAGGTCGAACTGGGTGAGGGCGTGTACGCGACCCCGGCCCTCGCCGACGGCCGGGTCTTCATTCGCGGTACTGCTCACCTGTTCTGCTTCGGCAAGAAGTAG
- a CDS encoding DUF1559 family PulG-like putative transporter, giving the protein MRRRSAFTLIELLVVIAIIAILIGLLLPAVQKVREAAARLKCQNNLKQLGLAYHNYASANNDKLPPASVRSQALGGLQAMKHGWGTFLLPYIEQEALYRQYKWDEDQASANNQPVILTPIKMVQCPSNGVSPETYRYNWQGTGILLPDAQRWNSARGDYMPCQGIRTESWDMLGKQPVSSVATLIDGVNDKYIRDCMLKLADKDIASGHTPILAITDGLSNTILLGEGSGRPRFIIRGKDWTDDPNRPGNIGTPGIPTPTAPSPQGAPNTGVGMLLSHAGGWGDALSAMQIYGSTGDGIGQPGPFAINKTNDHNYYSYHTGGANFLLGDGSVRFINESTPTGVIIDMLTKSQGEITTLE; this is encoded by the coding sequence ATGCGCCGTCGCTCAGCTTTTACCCTCATCGAGTTGCTCGTGGTGATTGCGATCATCGCGATTCTGATCGGGCTCTTGTTACCTGCCGTGCAAAAGGTGCGCGAGGCCGCGGCACGGCTGAAGTGCCAGAACAACCTCAAACAACTCGGGCTCGCGTACCACAACTACGCCTCGGCCAACAACGACAAATTGCCGCCCGCGTCGGTGCGGAGTCAAGCGCTCGGTGGACTGCAAGCCATGAAGCACGGGTGGGGGACGTTTCTCTTGCCGTACATCGAACAAGAAGCACTCTACCGTCAGTACAAGTGGGACGAGGACCAAGCGAGTGCGAACAACCAGCCCGTCATCTTGACCCCGATCAAGATGGTGCAGTGCCCGTCCAACGGGGTTTCGCCGGAAACCTATCGGTACAACTGGCAGGGAACTGGGATTCTGCTGCCCGATGCCCAGCGCTGGAACAGTGCGCGCGGGGACTACATGCCGTGCCAGGGCATTCGGACCGAGTCGTGGGACATGCTCGGTAAGCAGCCCGTGTCCAGCGTGGCGACCCTCATTGACGGGGTGAACGACAAGTACATCCGGGACTGCATGTTGAAGCTCGCTGACAAGGACATCGCGAGCGGGCACACGCCGATCCTTGCCATCACCGACGGGCTTTCCAACACGATCCTCCTCGGGGAAGGGTCCGGGCGACCGCGGTTCATCATTCGCGGCAAGGACTGGACCGATGATCCTAATCGGCCGGGCAACATCGGTACCCCTGGCATCCCGACCCCGACGGCCCCGTCGCCCCAAGGCGCCCCCAACACCGGTGTCGGGATGCTGCTCAGCCACGCCGGGGGCTGGGGAGATGCGCTGTCGGCCATGCAGATCTACGGGTCTACGGGTGACGGCATCGGGCAACCCGGCCCGTTCGCAATTAACAAGACCAACGACCACAACTACTACAGCTACCACACCGGCGGGGCCAACTTCCTCCTCGGCGACGGGTCCGTGCGGTTCATCAACGAGAGCACTCCGACCGGCGTGATCATCGACATGCTCACCAAGTCGCAAGGCGAAATCACCACCCTGGAATAA
- a CDS encoding PQQ-binding-like beta-propeller repeat protein — protein sequence MNWVRALLSALVCGPVATAADWPQWRGPNRDGHSADTVLLETWPANGPKLAWSLTDAEEIGTGYGSPAVVGDRLYVIGANGAKQTATEFVTCLSLKDGKRLWRRELVTTPGKFNDGWGGGPRSTPTVDGDAVFVLGSTGDLVCLSAEKGEVRWAKNFVKDYEGGIPTWGYSESPLIDSDHLLCTPGNKGGLIALDKKTGKTVWQCKELTDGAGYSSILVTEVGGVKQYVQQTMQSGIGVRASDGKLLWKVGGIRRAVAVIPTPVLHGEYVFFTSGYGAGCECFKLEKDGDGTKATEVYTKNKVVANHHGGVLRVGEYIYGHSDSSGWVCFDMKKGGDEPVWQNKGVGKGSVSFAAGFLYCYAENDGTLALVKATEKGYQESSKFAIPQKSKLRPNLGKVWAHPVIAGGKLILRDYELLFVYDISKPKA from the coding sequence ATGAATTGGGTTCGTGCCCTCTTGTCCGCTCTGGTTTGTGGCCCGGTCGCGACCGCGGCGGATTGGCCCCAATGGCGCGGGCCGAACCGCGACGGGCACTCCGCGGATACCGTGCTCCTCGAAACCTGGCCCGCGAACGGGCCGAAACTGGCGTGGTCCCTCACCGACGCTGAAGAGATCGGTACCGGGTACGGGTCGCCCGCGGTGGTCGGTGATCGGCTCTACGTCATCGGCGCGAACGGCGCGAAACAAACCGCGACCGAGTTCGTCACCTGCCTGAGTTTGAAGGACGGTAAACGGCTCTGGCGCCGGGAACTCGTGACCACTCCCGGCAAGTTCAACGACGGGTGGGGCGGCGGACCGCGGTCCACCCCGACCGTGGACGGGGATGCCGTGTTCGTGCTCGGGTCCACCGGCGACCTGGTCTGCCTGAGCGCCGAGAAGGGCGAGGTGCGGTGGGCCAAGAATTTCGTGAAGGATTACGAGGGAGGAATTCCGACCTGGGGGTACAGCGAAAGCCCACTCATCGACAGCGACCACTTGCTCTGCACCCCCGGGAACAAAGGCGGATTGATCGCACTCGACAAGAAAACGGGCAAGACGGTTTGGCAGTGCAAGGAACTAACCGACGGGGCCGGGTACTCGTCGATCCTCGTCACCGAAGTCGGCGGGGTGAAGCAGTACGTGCAGCAGACGATGCAGTCCGGCATCGGGGTCCGAGCATCGGACGGCAAACTGTTGTGGAAGGTGGGGGGCATTCGGCGCGCGGTTGCGGTTATCCCCACGCCCGTGTTGCACGGGGAGTACGTGTTCTTTACGTCTGGGTATGGGGCCGGGTGCGAGTGCTTCAAACTAGAGAAGGACGGCGACGGGACCAAAGCGACCGAGGTCTACACGAAGAACAAGGTGGTCGCGAACCACCACGGCGGGGTGCTCCGGGTGGGCGAGTACATTTACGGACACAGCGACAGTTCCGGGTGGGTGTGTTTCGACATGAAGAAGGGCGGGGACGAACCCGTCTGGCAAAACAAGGGAGTGGGCAAAGGGTCGGTCAGTTTCGCCGCCGGATTCCTGTACTGTTACGCCGAGAACGACGGCACACTGGCTCTGGTCAAGGCGACCGAGAAGGGGTACCAGGAGTCGAGCAAGTTCGCGATTCCGCAGAAAAGCAAGCTGCGCCCGAACCTGGGTAAGGTGTGGGCGCACCCAGTTATTGCTGGCGGGAAGTTGATTCTCCGGGACTACGAATTGCTCTTCGTCTACGACATCAGCAAGCCGAAAGCTTAG
- a CDS encoding PQQ-binding-like beta-propeller repeat protein, with protein sequence MWRVQGLNPTNNNGWRFVSNPLVTPDLIVVPSCKTGPTVGLNPVGAKGAIDEDNDHEVWRIKTTPDVVSPIRVGDVIYLCGHGPFTAHDVKTGQQLYKGDVTKGYHWANMVAGDGKIYATSQEGVTDVIRAGREFKKLATNSLPDKIFGSPAISGGRLYFRGYGYLWAIGNP encoded by the coding sequence GTGTGGCGGGTGCAGGGGCTGAACCCGACGAACAACAACGGCTGGCGGTTCGTGTCGAACCCGTTGGTGACGCCGGACCTGATCGTGGTGCCGTCGTGCAAGACTGGGCCGACGGTCGGGCTGAACCCGGTCGGGGCGAAGGGGGCGATCGACGAGGACAACGACCACGAGGTCTGGCGGATCAAAACGACCCCGGACGTGGTGTCCCCGATCCGCGTCGGGGATGTGATCTACTTGTGCGGGCACGGGCCGTTCACGGCGCACGACGTCAAGACCGGTCAGCAGCTGTACAAGGGGGACGTCACCAAGGGGTACCACTGGGCCAACATGGTGGCCGGCGACGGAAAGATCTACGCGACCAGTCAGGAGGGAGTCACGGACGTGATCCGGGCCGGTCGCGAGTTCAAGAAGCTCGCGACCAATAGCCTGCCCGACAAGATCTTCGGTTCGCCGGCTATTTCGGGAGGGCGACTCTATTTCCGCGGCTACGGGTACCTGTGGGCGATCGGCAACCCGTGA
- a CDS encoding outer membrane protein assembly factor BamB family protein, whose amino-acid sequence MPTIWFRLSFVLFACSTAARADDWPQWRGPRSDGQSAEKGLPTEWGAEKNVAWKLKMPGIGAGTPVVWGDKIYVTAVDGDDVVVLCVGTDGKERWKGKLSGTGAKRYKNPTGADVSDASASCATDGKHVWAFSGNGSLGCFTVDGKQVWATDVSKFGKIEIAFGAHWTPVLHKDKLYLQVMHRKAQKLVRYDAVTGTEEWAVDRRGASKGESPDVYASPFIWEG is encoded by the coding sequence ATGCCGACGATCTGGTTCCGACTCTCCTTCGTTCTGTTCGCTTGTAGCACCGCGGCGCGGGCCGACGACTGGCCGCAGTGGCGCGGTCCGCGGAGCGACGGTCAGTCCGCCGAGAAGGGGTTGCCAACCGAGTGGGGGGCCGAGAAGAACGTCGCCTGGAAACTGAAGATGCCGGGGATCGGCGCCGGCACGCCGGTTGTCTGGGGCGACAAGATCTACGTAACCGCGGTAGACGGCGACGATGTGGTGGTACTCTGCGTGGGGACGGACGGTAAGGAGCGGTGGAAGGGGAAGCTCTCGGGCACCGGGGCCAAGCGGTACAAGAACCCGACCGGGGCCGACGTGTCGGACGCATCGGCGTCCTGTGCCACCGACGGCAAGCACGTGTGGGCGTTCTCCGGGAACGGCTCGCTGGGGTGCTTTACCGTGGACGGGAAACAGGTATGGGCGACGGACGTCTCGAAGTTCGGCAAGATCGAGATCGCGTTCGGGGCGCACTGGACCCCGGTGCTGCACAAGGACAAGCTGTACCTCCAAGTGATGCACCGCAAGGCGCAGAAGTTGGTCCGGTACGACGCGGTCACCGGCACGGAGGAGTGGGCGGTGGACCGACGCGGGGCGAGCAAGGGTGAGAGCCCGGACGTGTACGCCTCCCCGTTTATCTGGGAGGGCTAG
- a CDS encoding helix-turn-helix domain-containing protein, producing MKRLPVVRHLSAERAGAQYRACGHPIEKVRWHAIWLLLRTDPVRTPAQVGDLVGLSVITTRDVLKRWNQSGPDGLTDGRKNNGSESKLTDAQRGRLLAALKKRPPDGGLWSGPKVVRYVRATWNIEICPQTGWTWLVDLGFTPQVPWPSHPKAADPPTRTRWKKTRARG from the coding sequence ATGAAGCGTTTACCGGTGGTGCGGCACCTGAGCGCCGAACGGGCCGGAGCCCAGTACCGGGCGTGCGGGCACCCGATCGAGAAGGTGCGCTGGCACGCCATCTGGCTGCTACTCCGAACCGATCCGGTCCGCACCCCGGCCCAGGTGGGCGACCTCGTGGGGTTGTCGGTCATCACCACCCGCGACGTCCTCAAGCGGTGGAACCAGAGCGGCCCCGACGGGCTGACCGACGGGCGCAAGAACAACGGCTCCGAATCCAAGCTCACCGACGCTCAACGGGGCCGGTTGTTGGCGGCTCTAAAGAAGCGCCCGCCCGACGGCGGGTTGTGGAGCGGGCCCAAGGTGGTCCGGTACGTGCGCGCCACCTGGAATATCGAGATCTGCCCGCAGACCGGCTGGACGTGGCTGGTGGACCTCGGGTTCACCCCTCAGGTGCCTTGGCCCAGCCACCCCAAGGCGGCCGATCCACCGACCCGGACGCGGTGGAAAAAAACTCGCGCGCGCGGCTGA
- a CDS encoding S10 family peptidase, with product MASRRYALLAAFLIAAVVTSSAAQQGPPPKGDPPKGLATTKDEKSRSGDDKKGAPKVVAPEAKDDKKAPPTVTTDGSVIIAGQKVEYKATTGTLPGTDKTGKAKANIFYMAYTRKSGDAPSARPLTFCFNGGPGSASSYVHLGFFGPRRVLINNDGLSAPSPAELVDNECSLLDVTDLVFIDPVSTGLSRAEVPGDAKLFHGLEEDTQSVGEFIRDYAAKFGRQGSPVYVAGESYGTTRAASLSAYLQNRGGVKLAGIVLISTVLDFQTIRFGGANELPYALFLPTYTATAFHHGKLDKKWAVDLPTALRESQKYAAGAYLEVLHKGALLTEFERQAAAKQLALLTGLSEEFVLRSELRVEATRFRSELLRDQQTVVGRYDARVSAKVAARPAPGEPPVPTGTPGATGTSGATGAPGTGAPTGNAAPPASGPGGGPGAPRGERIGGGDPSAALLSPLFTAAMRQYLPDGLGYKSESAYVLSAPVQPWNYGPAGTNQYANVAPRLRSALEKDKGLRVFVASGYTDLATPFAATNYTFAHLGPRALMDRVTMAYYDAGHMMYTHEPSRKKLREDLRKFITAPVAEPATK from the coding sequence ATGGCCTCGCGCCGCTACGCGCTGCTCGCCGCGTTCCTGATCGCTGCGGTCGTGACCTCGTCCGCCGCCCAGCAGGGCCCGCCCCCGAAGGGCGACCCGCCCAAGGGGCTGGCCACAACCAAGGACGAGAAGTCCCGATCGGGGGACGACAAGAAGGGGGCGCCGAAGGTCGTGGCACCCGAGGCCAAGGACGACAAGAAGGCGCCACCCACGGTGACCACGGACGGGTCGGTCATCATCGCGGGGCAGAAGGTCGAGTACAAGGCGACCACGGGAACGCTCCCGGGGACCGACAAGACGGGCAAGGCGAAGGCCAACATCTTCTACATGGCGTACACGCGCAAATCCGGGGACGCCCCGTCCGCGCGCCCGCTCACGTTCTGCTTCAACGGGGGGCCCGGGTCGGCATCATCGTACGTGCACCTCGGGTTCTTCGGGCCGCGCCGGGTGCTGATCAACAACGACGGGCTCAGCGCCCCGAGTCCGGCCGAGCTGGTGGACAACGAGTGCTCGCTGCTGGACGTCACGGACCTGGTGTTCATCGACCCGGTGAGCACGGGCCTGAGCCGGGCCGAGGTGCCGGGAGACGCGAAGCTGTTCCACGGGCTCGAGGAGGACACCCAGTCGGTCGGGGAGTTCATCCGGGACTACGCGGCCAAGTTCGGGCGCCAGGGATCCCCGGTGTACGTGGCCGGGGAGAGCTACGGGACCACGCGGGCCGCGTCCCTGTCCGCGTACCTGCAGAACCGGGGCGGGGTGAAGCTGGCCGGGATCGTGCTCATCTCCACGGTACTGGACTTCCAGACGATCCGGTTCGGGGGCGCCAACGAGCTCCCGTACGCGCTGTTCCTGCCCACGTACACGGCCACCGCGTTCCACCACGGGAAGCTGGACAAGAAGTGGGCCGTGGACCTGCCGACGGCCCTGCGCGAGTCGCAGAAGTACGCGGCCGGCGCGTACCTGGAGGTGCTGCACAAGGGGGCCCTGCTGACCGAGTTCGAGCGCCAGGCGGCGGCCAAGCAGTTGGCCCTGCTGACCGGGCTCTCGGAGGAGTTCGTGCTCCGGTCCGAGCTGCGCGTGGAGGCGACCCGGTTCCGGTCCGAGCTGCTCCGGGACCAGCAGACCGTGGTCGGGCGGTACGACGCGCGCGTGTCGGCCAAGGTGGCGGCCCGTCCGGCCCCCGGGGAGCCGCCGGTGCCGACCGGCACCCCGGGAGCGACCGGTACGTCCGGGGCGACGGGAGCCCCGGGTACCGGCGCGCCGACGGGCAACGCGGCGCCGCCCGCGAGCGGGCCCGGTGGGGGCCCGGGCGCTCCCCGGGGCGAGCGGATCGGGGGCGGGGACCCGTCGGCGGCCCTGCTGTCCCCGCTGTTCACGGCCGCGATGCGCCAGTACCTGCCCGACGGGTTGGGGTACAAGTCCGAGTCCGCGTACGTGCTCAGCGCCCCGGTGCAGCCGTGGAACTACGGCCCGGCGGGGACCAACCAGTACGCGAACGTGGCCCCGCGGCTCCGCTCGGCGCTGGAGAAGGACAAGGGGCTGCGCGTGTTCGTGGCGAGCGGGTACACGGACCTGGCGACCCCGTTCGCGGCGACCAACTACACGTTCGCGCACCTCGGGCCGCGCGCCCTGATGGACCGGGTGACGATGGCGTACTACGACGCGGGGCACATGATGTACACGCACGAGCCGTCGCGCAAGAAGCTGCGCGAGGACCTGCGCAAGTTTATCACCGCCCCGGTCGCGGAACCCGCGACCAAGTAA
- a CDS encoding ParB N-terminal domain-containing protein, giving the protein MDVVMRPVGAVKPYENNPRSNDAAVIAVVASIRAFGWRPPVVVDECDVIVVGHTRFKAALELGMTEVPVHVARGLTPDQARAYRLAGNQTATLATWDNDRLAHELAAL; this is encoded by the coding sequence ATGGACGTGGTGATGCGCCCGGTCGGGGCGGTCAAGCCGTACGAGAACAACCCGCGCTCCAACGACGCGGCGGTCATCGCTGTTGTTGCCTCGATCCGCGCGTTCGGGTGGAGGCCGCCCGTTGTCGTGGACGAGTGCGACGTGATCGTCGTGGGTCACACCCGGTTCAAGGCCGCGCTCGAACTCGGCATGACCGAGGTGCCGGTGCATGTGGCACGCGGGCTCACGCCCGACCAGGCCCGCGCGTACCGCCTCGCGGGCAACCAAACGGCCACGCTCGCGACCTGGGACAACGACCGGCTCGCACACGAGCTCGCGGCCCTGTAG